A genome region from Sceloporus undulatus isolate JIND9_A2432 ecotype Alabama chromosome 1, SceUnd_v1.1, whole genome shotgun sequence includes the following:
- the GJE1 gene encoding putative gap junction epsilon-1 protein isoform X2: MGNPSNATPGLRLLRPPTVIGQFHTLFFGSVRMFFLGVLGFAVYGNEALHFSCEPDKREVNLFCYNQFRPITPQVREWLTHDYPVNFTDEWNLKSSCPTLDLIQHVNNLYWIPDLLFNGAPLLVVE, encoded by the exons ATGGGGAACCCCAGCAACGCCACGCCAGGACTGCGGCTG CTTAGGCCTCCTACAGTGATTGGACAATTCCACACACTTTTCTTTGGCTCTGTCCGAATGTTTTTCCTTGGTGTTTTGGGTTTTGCAGTTTATGGAAACGAAGCCTTACACTTCAGCTGTGAGCCAGACAAGAGAGAAGTTAATCTATTCTGTTACAATCAGTTCAGGCCTATAACCCCACAG GTTAGAGAGTGGCTTACCCATGATTATCCAGTAAACTTCACAGATGAGTGGAATCTGAAAAGCAGCTGCCCCACACTGGATCTCATTCAACATGTGAATAATCTCTATTGGATCCCTGACCTGCTGTTCAATGGAGCACCACTCTTAGTGGTTGAATGA
- the GJE1 gene encoding putative gap junction epsilon-1 protein isoform X1, with amino-acid sequence MGNPSNATPGLRLLRPPTVIGQFHTLFFGSVRMFFLGVLGFAVYGNEALHFSCEPDKREVNLFCYNQFRPITPQVFWALQLVTVLVPGAIFHLYAACKSIAQEDILQRPAYTVFYILSVLLRIILEVVAFWLQSQLFGFQVNPLYRCDAGALDKKFNITRCMVPEHFEKTIFLIAMYTFTVITIMLCIAEIFEILYRRLGFLNTQ; translated from the exons ATGGGGAACCCCAGCAACGCCACGCCAGGACTGCGGCTG CTTAGGCCTCCTACAGTGATTGGACAATTCCACACACTTTTCTTTGGCTCTGTCCGAATGTTTTTCCTTGGTGTTTTGGGTTTTGCAGTTTATGGAAACGAAGCCTTACACTTCAGCTGTGAGCCAGACAAGAGAGAAGTTAATCTATTCTGTTACAATCAGTTCAGGCCTATAACCCCACAG GTATTCTGGGCTTTACAACTAGTGACCGTACTGGTACCTGGAGCCATTTTCCATCTTTATGCTGCATGTAAAAGCATCGCTCAGGAAGATATCCTTCAAAGACCTGCCTACACCGTTTTTTATATTCTCTCTGTTCTGTTAAGGATCATCCTTGAAGTTGTGGCTTTTTGGCTTCAGAGTCAGCTCTTTGGTTTCCAAGTGAACCCACTCTACAGATGTGATGCAGGAGCCCTTGATAAAAAGTTTAATATTACCAGATGCATGGTACCAGAACATTTTGAAAAGACCATCTTCCTTATTGCTATGTACACATTTACTGTGATCACAATTATGTTATGTATTGCAGAAATTTTTGAAATCTTGTATAGAAGGTTAGGCTTCCTGAATACTCAATAA
- the GJE1 gene encoding putative gap junction epsilon-1 protein isoform X3 has translation MGNPSNATPGLRLLRPPTVIGQFHTLFFGSVRMFFLGVLGFAVYGNEALHFSCEPDKREVNLFCYNQFRPITPQDHP, from the exons ATGGGGAACCCCAGCAACGCCACGCCAGGACTGCGGCTG CTTAGGCCTCCTACAGTGATTGGACAATTCCACACACTTTTCTTTGGCTCTGTCCGAATGTTTTTCCTTGGTGTTTTGGGTTTTGCAGTTTATGGAAACGAAGCCTTACACTTCAGCTGTGAGCCAGACAAGAGAGAAGTTAATCTATTCTGTTACAATCAGTTCAGGCCTATAACCCCACAG GATCATCCTTGA